A window from Thalassophryne amazonica chromosome 15, fThaAma1.1, whole genome shotgun sequence encodes these proteins:
- the LOC117525518 gene encoding lysozyme g-like, whose amino-acid sequence MSSLWERARKKSNMSFGDINKVCTSGASWTTAGADGRSVDGVAASHEMAASDLPHVNNYRGKIISAANEHGVQPAIVAGIISRETRGGRGAGFHNGWGDHGKAFGLMQVSSFHKPRGQWNSKEHISQGIEIFKGCYGDVERKFPSWTKEQKLKGALAAYNMGAQNMSPHNVDAHTTGGDYANDVTARAQYYANNGY is encoded by the exons ATGTCGAGCCTTTGGGAGAGAGCAAGGAAGAAAAGCAACATGT CCTTCGGAGACATTAATAAAGTTTGCACATCAGGCGCATCCTGGACTACAGCTGGAGCTGATGGAAGAAGCGTCGATG GAGTGGCCGCGTCTCATGAGATGGCAGCGAGTGATCTGCCTCACGTAAATAATTACAGAGGCAAGATCATCAGCGCCGCAAATGAACACGGTGTGCAGCCCGCTATTGTGGCTGGCATCATCTCCAGGGAGACTCGTGGAGGCCGAGGGGCAGGATTCCACAATGGCTGGGGGGACCATGGGAAAGCTTTTGGACTGATGCAG GTTTCTAGCTTCCATAAACCCCGCGGTCAGTGGAACAGCAAGGAGCACATCAGTCAAGGTATTGAGATTTTCAAAGGGTGCTATGGAGACGTTGAGAGAAAGTTTCCAAGttggaccaaagaacagaagcTGAAAG GGGCTTTGGCTGCCTACAACATGGGAGCACAGAATATGTCACCCCACAACGTGGACGCTCACACTACTGGGGGGGACTACGCCAACGACGTCACTGCCAGGGCCCAGTATTATGCAAACAATGGTTATTAA